One stretch of Mycolicibacterium fallax DNA includes these proteins:
- a CDS encoding YidH family protein, whose translation MSLDYRFTLANERTFLAWIRTTLALIGGGVALIVLPDLGIGELRHGLSALLIAFGGVLAVLSVRRWRRVQEAMTAGADLPSSRLPVILGAVLLTTAIVALGLLALRVPG comes from the coding sequence GTGTCTCTGGACTACCGGTTCACCCTCGCCAACGAGCGCACGTTTTTGGCCTGGATCCGCACCACGCTGGCGCTGATCGGCGGCGGCGTGGCGCTGATCGTGCTGCCCGACCTCGGCATCGGCGAGCTGCGGCACGGCCTGAGCGCGCTGCTGATCGCCTTCGGCGGGGTGCTGGCGGTGCTCTCGGTGCGGCGCTGGCGCCGGGTGCAGGAGGCCATGACCGCGGGCGCGGACCTGCCCAGCAGCCGGCTGCCGGTGATCCTCGGCGCGGTGCTGCTGACCACGGCGATCGTCGCGCTGGGCCTGCTGGCGCTGCGGGTGCCGGGATGA
- a CDS encoding DUF202 domain-containing protein — protein MTDPGLQHERTELAWERTAISLAALAGVMMFHDVAAVRLTLAMAAVLLALLALGLSQVRRRRGTPATVAVPVIGWSVAALAALSLIALR, from the coding sequence ATGACCGACCCGGGGCTGCAGCACGAGCGGACCGAGCTGGCCTGGGAGCGCACCGCGATCAGCCTGGCCGCGCTGGCCGGGGTGATGATGTTCCACGACGTGGCGGCGGTGCGGCTGACCCTGGCGATGGCGGCCGTGCTGCTGGCCCTGCTGGCGCTCGGGCTGTCCCAGGTGCGCCGCCGCCGCGGCACCCCGGCGACGGTGGCGGTCCCGGTGATCGGCTGGTCCGTCGCCGCGCTGGCCGCGCTGTCGCTGATCGCGCTGCGGTAG